A genome region from Nocardiopsis exhalans includes the following:
- a CDS encoding ABC transporter family substrate-binding protein, translating to MRIGKARYLAPVAAVVLIASACAGGEQESRERELAAEDLNPAPREDLQEGGTMVWALNEYAEQHNMAHTNGNLANVRRTAAAVMPRPTRYDAEGGFEPLTDYVLDYGVSDDGLEVFYELNPDAVWSDGEPITWEDYEANWLTRSGQRDGDFQIGSTVGYDRVAEFVEGDDDYSFTLEFEEPFSEWPTLFNPLYPAEYMEDEELFEEGYQKAYPVTAGPFGDVEFDDVSERITVSKNEDWWGTPALLDEIIFDAMGSDAQAGAFNNGEVNGFYIGTDGAGYELIKDRDGAYLTEAVNHGHRFISLNGASPRLEDVRVRQAVSLAIDTDVLSEVTLDAVEWPVTGEVNRLLRSSQNGYRDNSEGYGEFDTAAAEELLDEAGWTLEEGENVRTNADGDTLTLDWVVSDDLAVAQDEGDIAGQMLAEVGIEVDVQHVPGNALFPEYIIPGNYEMASYVLTGVDPYAGGSKGNYGMPDADGEWGNNLARTSTEEIDDKFDELMSETDPDRYAELANEIDRLLWEEVVTIPMFERPGLYAMDDNLHNWGEFGLASDYVYEDIGWAKED from the coding sequence ATGCGAATCGGAAAGGCGAGGTATCTCGCCCCCGTCGCCGCCGTGGTGCTGATCGCCAGTGCCTGCGCCGGCGGTGAACAGGAGAGCAGAGAGCGGGAACTGGCCGCGGAGGACCTCAACCCCGCTCCCCGCGAGGACCTGCAGGAGGGCGGCACCATGGTGTGGGCCCTCAACGAGTACGCCGAGCAGCACAACATGGCGCACACCAACGGCAACCTGGCCAACGTCCGCCGCACCGCCGCCGCCGTGATGCCCCGGCCCACGCGCTACGACGCCGAGGGCGGCTTCGAACCGCTCACCGACTACGTGCTCGACTACGGTGTCAGCGACGACGGCCTCGAGGTCTTCTACGAGCTGAACCCGGACGCGGTCTGGTCCGACGGCGAACCCATCACCTGGGAGGACTACGAGGCCAACTGGCTGACCCGGTCCGGCCAGCGCGACGGGGACTTCCAGATCGGCTCCACCGTCGGCTACGACCGGGTCGCGGAGTTCGTCGAGGGCGACGACGACTACTCCTTCACCCTGGAGTTCGAGGAGCCCTTCTCCGAGTGGCCGACCCTGTTCAACCCCCTGTACCCCGCGGAGTACATGGAAGACGAGGAGCTCTTCGAGGAGGGCTACCAGAAGGCCTACCCGGTCACCGCCGGCCCCTTCGGCGACGTGGAGTTCGACGACGTCTCCGAGCGCATCACCGTCTCCAAGAACGAGGACTGGTGGGGTACTCCGGCGCTGCTGGACGAGATCATCTTCGACGCCATGGGCAGTGACGCCCAGGCGGGCGCCTTCAACAACGGCGAGGTCAACGGCTTCTACATCGGCACCGACGGCGCCGGCTACGAGCTGATCAAGGACCGGGACGGCGCCTACCTCACGGAGGCGGTCAACCACGGCCACCGCTTCATCTCGCTGAACGGCGCCAGCCCGCGCCTGGAGGACGTCCGCGTCCGGCAGGCGGTCTCCCTCGCCATCGACACCGACGTCCTGTCCGAGGTCACCCTGGACGCGGTGGAATGGCCCGTCACGGGTGAGGTCAACCGTCTGCTGCGCTCCAGCCAGAACGGCTACCGGGACAACAGCGAGGGCTACGGCGAGTTCGACACCGCGGCCGCCGAGGAGCTCCTGGACGAGGCCGGTTGGACCCTCGAAGAGGGCGAGAACGTCCGCACCAACGCCGACGGCGACACCCTGACCCTGGACTGGGTCGTCTCCGACGACCTCGCCGTCGCCCAGGACGAGGGCGACATCGCCGGCCAGATGCTCGCCGAGGTCGGCATCGAGGTGGATGTCCAGCACGTCCCCGGCAACGCCCTGTTCCCCGAGTACATCATCCCGGGCAACTACGAGATGGCCAGCTACGTCCTCACCGGTGTCGACCCCTACGCGGGAGGCAGCAAGGGCAACTACGGCATGCCCGACGCGGACGGAGAGTGGGGCAACAACCTCGCCCGCACCTCCACCGAGGAGATCGACGACAAGTTCGACGAGCTCATGTCGGAGACCGACCCCGACCGCTACGCCGAACTCGCCAACGAGATCGACCGCCTGCTGTGGGAGGAGGTCGTGACCATCCCCATGTTCGAGCGTCCCGGTCTGTACGCCATGGACGACAACCTGCACAACTGGGGTGAGTTCGGCCTGGCCTCGGACTACGTCTACGAGGACATCGGCTGGGCCAAGGAGGACTAG